A window of Streptomyces armeniacus contains these coding sequences:
- a CDS encoding ABC transporter ATP-binding protein has product MSTPVTEKTYEDAGGGPPAARAEALTKAYGTGDMAVLALDAVDVAVARGRFTAVMGPSGSGKSTLMHCLAGLDSVSSGRVWLGDAEITGLGERELTRLRRDRVGFVFQSFNLLPTLSAAENITLPMDIAGRKPDGTWLDTVVDTLGLRDRLSHRPAQLSGGQQQRVACARAFASRPELIFADEPTGNLDSRSGLEVLRFLREAVDRLGQTVVMVTHDPGAASHSDLVLFLGDGRIVDQMPEPTADAVLERMKRFDVVRHG; this is encoded by the coding sequence GTGTCCACACCGGTAACGGAGAAGACGTACGAGGACGCGGGGGGCGGTCCGCCCGCCGCCCGCGCGGAGGCACTCACCAAGGCGTACGGCACGGGCGACATGGCGGTGCTGGCGCTGGACGCGGTCGACGTGGCCGTCGCCCGCGGCCGGTTCACGGCGGTGATGGGGCCCTCGGGCTCCGGGAAGTCGACCCTGATGCACTGCCTGGCCGGGCTCGACTCGGTCAGCTCGGGCCGCGTGTGGCTCGGGGACGCCGAGATCACCGGCCTCGGCGAACGGGAGCTGACCCGGCTGCGGCGGGACCGCGTCGGCTTCGTCTTCCAGTCGTTCAACCTGCTGCCGACGCTGTCGGCGGCCGAGAACATCACGCTGCCCATGGACATAGCGGGCCGCAAGCCGGACGGTACGTGGCTGGACACGGTCGTCGACACGCTCGGCCTGCGCGACCGGCTGAGCCACCGGCCCGCGCAGCTGTCCGGCGGGCAGCAGCAACGGGTGGCGTGTGCGCGGGCGTTCGCGTCCCGGCCCGAGCTGATCTTCGCGGACGAGCCGACCGGGAACCTCGACTCCCGGTCGGGCCTGGAGGTGCTGCGCTTCCTGCGGGAGGCCGTCGACCGGCTGGGCCAGACCGTCGTCATGGTCACGCACGACCCGGGCGCCGCGAGCCACTCGGACCTGGTGCTCTTCCTCGGCGACGGCCGGATCGTCGACCAGATGCCGGAGCCGACGGCCGACGCCGTGCTGGAACGCATGAAGCGCTTCGACGTGGTCCGGCACGGCTGA
- a CDS encoding antitoxin, whose product MAKTQLNVRVDEATAETARERALQRGMSVNRYIEELVQRDAGEVGHTFVDAAADFMKSYESVFAEEFGSRESEGRSRT is encoded by the coding sequence GTGGCCAAAACACAGCTGAACGTCCGCGTGGACGAGGCGACCGCGGAGACCGCGCGCGAGCGGGCTCTGCAGAGGGGCATGAGCGTGAACCGCTATATCGAGGAGCTCGTCCAGCGGGACGCGGGCGAGGTGGGGCACACCTTCGTGGACGCCGCCGCGGACTTCATGAAGAGCTACGAGTCGGTGTTCGCCGAGGAGTTCGGCAGCCGGGAGAGCGAAGGCCGCAGCCGTACGTGA
- the bioD gene encoding dethiobiotin synthase, whose protein sequence is MAIMVVTGTDTGVGKTVATAAVAAAALRAGRSVAVLKPAQTGLGPAEPGDAAEVVRLAGGAVTAAELARYPDPLAPATAARRAGLPPVGPDAVAEAAVDLAARHDLVLVEGAGGLLVRFDDRTGATLADAARLLRAPVLLVAAAGLGTLNATALTAEALSRRGLACAGVVVGAWPAEPDLACRCNLADLPVAAGAPLAGLLPEGAAAREPAAFRAAAPGWLAPALGGDWRGPGGDGGAGAGAALVPEDAGLAAVRP, encoded by the coding sequence ATGGCGATCATGGTGGTGACCGGGACGGACACGGGCGTCGGCAAGACCGTCGCCACGGCGGCGGTCGCGGCGGCGGCGCTGCGCGCCGGCCGCTCCGTGGCCGTTCTGAAGCCCGCCCAGACGGGCCTCGGCCCGGCCGAGCCCGGCGACGCGGCGGAGGTCGTACGGCTCGCGGGCGGCGCGGTGACCGCAGCCGAACTGGCCCGGTACCCCGACCCGCTGGCCCCCGCCACGGCCGCCCGACGGGCGGGCCTGCCGCCCGTCGGCCCGGACGCGGTCGCCGAGGCGGCGGTGGACCTGGCCGCGCGGCACGACCTGGTGCTGGTGGAGGGCGCGGGCGGGCTCCTCGTACGGTTCGACGACCGTACGGGTGCCACGCTGGCCGACGCCGCCCGGCTGCTGCGGGCGCCGGTGCTGCTGGTCGCGGCGGCGGGCCTGGGCACGCTCAACGCCACGGCGCTGACGGCGGAGGCGCTGTCGCGGCGCGGCCTGGCGTGCGCGGGCGTGGTCGTCGGCGCGTGGCCGGCCGAGCCGGACCTGGCCTGCCGCTGCAACCTCGCGGACCTGCCCGTCGCGGCCGGCGCGCCGCTGGCCGGGCTGCTCCCGGAGGGCGCCGCGGCGCGCGAGCCGGCCGCGTTCCGTGCGGCGGCGCCGGGGTGGCTGGCGCCCGCGCTGGGCGGCGACTGGCGGGGGCCCGGCGGGGACGGCGGTGCGGGTGCGGGTGCCGCGCTCGTGCCCGAGGACGCGGGGCTGGCGGCCGTACGGCCGTGA
- a CDS encoding fic family toxin-antitoxin system, toxin component, which yields MTLRIDLAWLLIAEEKTPGDPRVTDYGALIAAVSRHEAAVFDRPVYTDPHERAAALLQLLLHVPALERSNALFASAVAYAYLVASGLKVATSPEQIRDLARLVKDGTADVYAIADELRTWSL from the coding sequence GTGACACTCCGCATCGATCTCGCCTGGCTGCTCATCGCTGAAGAGAAGACTCCCGGTGACCCGCGTGTCACCGACTACGGCGCGCTCATCGCCGCCGTCAGCCGCCACGAGGCCGCCGTCTTCGACCGGCCCGTCTACACCGACCCGCACGAGCGCGCGGCCGCGCTGCTCCAGCTGCTGCTGCACGTCCCCGCCTTGGAGCGGTCCAACGCGCTGTTCGCCTCGGCCGTCGCGTACGCCTACCTGGTCGCCAGCGGCCTCAAGGTCGCCACCTCGCCCGAGCAGATCCGCGACCTGGCGCGCCTGGTCAAGGACGGTACGGCGGACGTGTACGCCATCGCGGACGAGCTGCGCACCTGGAGCCTCTGA
- a CDS encoding GNAT family N-acetyltransferase: protein MFAIPLGDDGAELCPLEPWQAAEFLAHMDRGREFIGRHNGLPDVVTDLESSRAYLQTYADKAVADTGRLYGIRTDGKLVGGVLLRTLDVAQRTAEAGCWLEPSAVGRGLVTRAVRVLIDWAVEERGVHRVEWWVSSANGPSIAVARRLGMTRDGVLRESYAHRGQRHDMEIWSVLAPEWRAHR, encoded by the coding sequence ATGTTCGCGATACCCCTGGGGGACGACGGCGCGGAGCTGTGCCCGCTGGAGCCGTGGCAGGCCGCGGAGTTCCTGGCCCACATGGACCGCGGTCGGGAGTTCATCGGGCGGCACAACGGGCTGCCGGACGTCGTCACGGACCTGGAGTCGAGCCGCGCGTACCTCCAGACGTACGCCGACAAGGCCGTCGCCGACACCGGCCGGCTGTACGGCATCCGTACGGACGGCAAACTCGTCGGCGGGGTCCTGCTGCGCACGCTGGACGTGGCGCAGCGCACCGCCGAGGCGGGCTGCTGGCTGGAGCCGTCGGCGGTCGGACGGGGCCTGGTGACCAGGGCCGTGCGCGTGCTCATCGACTGGGCGGTCGAGGAGCGCGGCGTCCACCGCGTCGAGTGGTGGGTGTCGTCGGCGAACGGGCCGAGCATCGCGGTGGCCCGGCGGCTGGGCATGACGCGGGACGGCGTGCTGCGGGAGAGCTACGCGCACCGGGGGCAGCGGCACGACATGGAGATCTGGTCGGTTCTCGCGCCGGAGTGGCGCGCACACCGCTGA
- a CDS encoding GNAT family N-acetyltransferase, translating to MDDLRIRAATGADTDSVLAFWKDAAEGTSVSDDRTGVSVLVERDSGALLLAERDGELAGTVIAGFDGWRCHLYRLAVHPRHRRRGVATALLAAAEARFTALGGRRGDAMVLDRNEDAHAAWTAAGYAPEPQWSRWVKPLR from the coding sequence ATGGACGATCTCCGGATACGCGCGGCCACCGGCGCCGACACCGACTCCGTACTGGCCTTCTGGAAGGACGCCGCCGAGGGCACGAGCGTCAGCGACGACCGTACGGGCGTGTCCGTGCTGGTCGAGCGCGACTCAGGCGCGCTGCTGCTGGCCGAGCGCGACGGCGAGCTGGCCGGGACCGTCATCGCGGGCTTCGACGGCTGGCGCTGCCACCTCTACCGCCTCGCGGTCCACCCCCGGCACCGCCGCCGCGGCGTGGCGACCGCCCTGCTGGCGGCGGCCGAGGCGCGCTTCACCGCGCTGGGCGGGCGGCGCGGCGACGCCATGGTCCTCGACCGCAACGAGGACGCGCACGCCGCGTGGACGGCCGCGGGCTACGCCCCCGAGCCGCAGTGGAGCCGCTGGGTCAAGCCGCTGCGTTGA
- a CDS encoding adenosylmethionine--8-amino-7-oxononanoate transaminase, which translates to MPEPAPMPGPGAAAELLALDRRHVWHPYGPMPGREAPLLVESAAGVRLRLAEPVEGRDELVDGMSSWWSAIHGYGHPVLHDAAVEQLGRMSHVMFGGLTHEPAVRLAKRLVDITPEGLEHVFLADSGSVSVEVAVKMCLQYWRSVGNTRKQRLLTWRGGYHGDTWNPMSVCDPDGGMHHLWSGVLPRQIFADAPPAGFDAGPDPAYAAHLRELIGRHADELAAVIVEPVVQGAGGMRFHSPAYLRVLREACDEHGVLLVLDEIATGFGRTGALFAAGHAGVTPDVLCLGKALTGGTMTLAATLCTPRVARGISSGEVPVLAHGPTFMGNPLACAVADASIGLLLEQDWAGEVKRVESGLREGLAAAADVPGVVDVRVLGAIGVVQLDHPADMAAAGRAAAREGVWLRPFRDLVYTMPPYVTGDEDVARICAAVCAAAGAG; encoded by the coding sequence ATGCCTGAGCCGGCGCCCATGCCCGGGCCGGGGGCGGCAGCCGAACTGCTCGCGCTCGACCGGCGGCACGTGTGGCACCCGTACGGGCCGATGCCCGGGCGGGAGGCACCGCTGCTGGTCGAGTCGGCGGCCGGGGTACGGCTGCGGCTGGCCGAACCGGTCGAGGGCCGGGACGAGTTGGTCGACGGCATGTCCTCGTGGTGGTCCGCCATCCACGGCTACGGCCACCCGGTGCTGCACGACGCGGCGGTGGAGCAGCTGGGGCGGATGAGCCACGTGATGTTCGGCGGGCTCACGCACGAGCCCGCCGTACGGCTCGCCAAGCGCCTCGTCGACATCACCCCCGAGGGGCTGGAGCACGTCTTCCTCGCGGACTCCGGTTCGGTGTCGGTCGAGGTCGCGGTCAAGATGTGCCTGCAGTACTGGCGTTCCGTGGGGAACACGCGCAAGCAGCGGCTCCTCACCTGGCGCGGCGGCTACCACGGCGACACCTGGAACCCGATGTCCGTGTGCGATCCGGACGGCGGGATGCACCACCTGTGGTCCGGGGTACTGCCGCGGCAGATCTTCGCCGACGCGCCGCCCGCGGGCTTCGACGCCGGGCCGGACCCCGCGTACGCGGCGCACCTGCGGGAGCTGATCGGGCGGCACGCCGACGAGCTCGCCGCCGTGATCGTCGAACCCGTGGTGCAGGGTGCGGGCGGCATGCGCTTCCACTCCCCCGCCTATCTGCGGGTGCTGCGCGAGGCGTGCGACGAGCACGGCGTGCTGCTCGTCCTGGACGAGATCGCCACCGGATTCGGGCGTACGGGTGCCCTGTTCGCCGCCGGGCACGCGGGCGTCACGCCCGACGTGCTGTGCCTCGGCAAGGCGCTGACCGGCGGGACGATGACGCTGGCCGCGACGCTCTGCACGCCGCGCGTGGCCCGCGGGATCTCGTCGGGCGAGGTGCCGGTGCTGGCGCACGGGCCGACGTTCATGGGCAACCCGCTCGCCTGCGCCGTCGCGGACGCGTCGATCGGGCTGCTGCTGGAGCAGGACTGGGCGGGCGAGGTGAAGCGCGTCGAGTCCGGGCTGCGCGAGGGCCTGGCGGCGGCAGCGGACGTGCCGGGCGTGGTGGACGTACGGGTGCTGGGCGCGATCGGCGTCGTCCAGCTGGACCACCCGGCGGACATGGCCGCGGCCGGGCGGGCGGCGGCACGCGAGGGCGTGTGGCTGCGGCCGTTCCGCGATCTGGTGTACACGATGCCGCCGTACGTGACCGGCGACGAGGATGTGGCGCGTATCTGCGCGGCGGTGTGCGCGGCGGCCGGGGCCGGCTGA